The following proteins are co-located in the Syngnathus scovelli strain Florida chromosome 5, RoL_Ssco_1.2, whole genome shotgun sequence genome:
- the cygb2 gene encoding cytoglobin-2 produces MSRRESPPLPSPEQLLGVRRREVDCDERPERTEPLSDSEREIIQDTWGHVYQNCDDVGVSVLIRFFVNFPSAKQYFSQFQDMEDPEEMERSSQLRQHARRVMNAINTVVENLNDPEKVSSVLALVGKAHAIKHKVEPIYFKILSGVMLEVLSEDFPESFTAEVQLVWTKLFGAVYWHVTGAYTDVGWLQVSSSAV; encoded by the exons ATGTCTCGCAGGGAGTCTCCCCCGCTGCCCTCACCGGAGCAACTCCTTGGAGTGAGGAGGCGGGAGGTGGATTGCGACGAACGTCCGGAGCGCACCGAGCCGCTGTCCGATTCCGAGAGGGAGATCATCCAGGACACTTGGGGGCATGTGTACCAGAACTGTGACGACGTGGGGGTGTCAGTGCTCATAAG GTTCTTTGTCAACTTCCCATCTGCCAAACAGTATTTTAGCCAGTTCCAGGACATGGAGGACCCCGAAGAGATGGAGCGAAGTAGCCAGCTTCGACAACATGCCCGCAGGGTGATGAATGCCATCAATACTGTGGTGGAGAACCTAAATGACCCGGAGAAGGTGTCATCAGTGTTGGCCCTGGTGGGGAAGGCTCATGCTATCAAACACAAGGTGGAACCAATATATTTTAAG ATATTGAGTGGGGTGATGCTGGAGGTGCTGTCTGAAGACTTTCCGGAATCCTTCACGGCAGAAGTGCAGTTGGTGTGGACCAAACTCTTCGGTGCCGTGTACTGGCATGTGACTGGAGCCTACACAGATGTGGGCTGGCTCCAGGTCTCCAGCTCGGCTGTGTGA